One window of the Eucalyptus grandis isolate ANBG69807.140 chromosome 8, ASM1654582v1, whole genome shotgun sequence genome contains the following:
- the LOC104457360 gene encoding ADP-ribosylation factor 1 → MGLVISRFMKMLYAKKQTRILIVGLDGAGKTTILHKLKLGEVVITTPASGFNVETVEYNNVIFTAWDVGGPDKIRALWRQYYQNTEGIVFVVDSIDRERISKAKDELHRLLSEDELRDAALVVFANKHDLSRAMSVSEITDKLGLHSLRQGRWYIHSSSATDGQGLFEGMDWLSSVIASKAK, encoded by the exons ATGGGTTTGGTGATATCTCGGTTCATGAAGATGCTATATGCCAAGAAGCAAACAAGGATTCTGATCGTGGGTCTCGATGGTGCCGGGAAAACAACCATCCTCCACAAGTTGAAGCTTGGTGAAGTCGTCATCACAACTCCCGCGAGTG GATTCAATGTCGAAACTGTCGAGTACAATAATGTGATCTTCACCGCCTGGGATGTCGGCGGTCCGGACAAG ATTCGAGCCCTGTGGAGACAATATTATCAGAACACTGAGGGAATCGTCTTTGTGGTGGATAGCATCGACAGGGAGAGGATTTCGAAAGCTAAGGACGAGCTTCATCGGCTGCTGAGCGAG GATGAGTTGCGGGATGCGGCACTGGTCGTGTTTGCAAATAAGCATGACCTTTCGAGAGCAATGAGTGTTTCTGAAATTACTGATAAGTTGGGCCTGCACTCACTCCGACAGGGCCGCTG GTACATCCACTCGTCTAGCGCGACCGATGGCCAAGGACTCTTTGAAGGTATGGATTGGCTATCCAGCGTCATAGCATCCAAG gcAAAATGA
- the LOC104457361 gene encoding ADP-ribosylation factor 1 gives MGLAISRFVKMLFAKKEMRILMVGLDAAGKTTILYKLKLGEIVTTIPTIGFNVETVEYKNVSFTVWDVGGQDKIRPLWRHYFQNTQGLIFVVDSNDRERVSEARDELHRMLSEDELRDATLLVFANKQDLPNAMSVSEITDKLGLHSLRQRRWYIQAACATNGQGLYEGLDWLSSNITTKA, from the exons ATGGGTTTGGCGATATCTCGGTTTGTGAAAATGCTCTTCGCCAAGAAGGAGATGAGAATTCTGATGGTGGGTCTTGATGCCGCTGGAAAGACAACCATCCTCTACAAGTTGAAGCTCGGTGAAATCGTCACCACAATTCCCACAATTG GATTCAATGTCGAAACTGTCGAGTACAAGAATGTGAGCTTCACTGTCTGGGATGTCGGCGGACAGGACAAG ATTCGACCCCTGTGGAGACACTACTTTCAGAACACCCAAGGACTTATCTTTGTGGTGGATAGCAATGACAGAGAGAGGGTATCGGAAGCAAGGGACGAGCTTCATCGGATGCTGAGTGAG GATGAGTTGCGAGATGCGACACTGCTGGTGTTTGCAAATAAGCAAGACCTTCCAAACGCAATGAGTGTCTCGGAGATTACTGATAAGTTGGGCCTGCACTCACTCCGACAGCGCCGCTG GTACATACAGGCAGCCTGTGCAACGAATGGCCAAGGACTCTATGAAGGTCTCGATTGGTTATCCAGCAACATAACCACCAAG GCATAA
- the LOC120287112 gene encoding uncharacterized protein LOC120287112 gives MRKSLYLNQGINDKIGSGAEQVSIVDTIDYRSSAGQGQEKRDVQIIHQNCSKGKDSTSSGGILADAAASVASTLQSAKDVIAGK, from the exons ATGAG GAAGAGCTTGTACTTGAACCAG GGAATCAATGACAAAATTGGATCGGGAGCAGAGCAAGTAAGCATCGTGGACACAATTGATTATCGTTCATCGGCAGGACAAGGCCAAGAAAAAAGGGATGTACAAATCATCCACCAAAATTGTTCCAAGGGCAAGGATTCCACGTCGAGCGGGGGCATATTGGCCGATGCTGCTGCTTCCGTGGCATCTACCCTTCAATCTGCTAAGGATGTCATTGCCGGGAAATGA